From the genome of Vigna angularis cultivar LongXiaoDou No.4 chromosome 11, ASM1680809v1, whole genome shotgun sequence, one region includes:
- the LOC108332913 gene encoding DDT domain-containing protein PTM isoform X3, with amino-acid sequence MEPPVVRSRGRPRKRRREEDGTVAGDPKTFPEAKKAPPVALVGRYVLKEFRGNTVLLGKVVRYESGLYRVVYESGGFEDLDSIAIRRILLLDSYFDDDLIRRKGELEESVLPKIAEVRERGSSELHGDLLVESEEERDETDDESCSEARDLSSDSETPIPSAPTLPPSSGTIGVPESCVLNLLSVYGFLRSFSIRLFLSPFTLDEFVGALNCKVSNTLLDAIHISLMRVLRRHLENISPDGSRRATKCLRCIDWSLLDALTWPVFTFQYLAIYGYTKGPEWKGFYNEIFHGEYYLLSASRKLMILQILCDDVLASEEFKAEMNMREESEVGIDYDNEDSLPTEIGPRRVHPRYSKTTACKDSETKKYVSELNAEDVDGNGDECRLCGMDGTLLCCDGCPAVYHSRCIGVMKMHIPDGEWYCPECKINMIGPSIARGTSLKGAEVFGKDLYGQVFMGTCDHLLVLDVNRDEFCLKYYNQNDIPEVLQVLTASEQLRPIYNGICMAMLEYWKIPENFLSICVTSVPKVNLTNSNTDVLLSPMIEEKNQAVSSVKAEYSLTFSNGICSDNLEPSLDASLVTSCGPAPGSRYNTRTTVNLKLCEETAMNSTFSIVNHQFNPKFENSVNKSTAVSPAKCTFVNNQFNNYGHTNDSRLPMNLSLQSKGDQSGFGKCKGSLTKDFMYTGFSYKPQSYINCYMHGDFAASAAANLAVLSSEDSRSEGHVSDNLGKATSGNTYLLAKAFSQTASRFFWPSSEKKLIEVPRERCGWCLSCKALISSKKGCMLNHAALSATKNAMKILSGLAPVRIGEGIIPSIATYVIYMEESLRGLIVGPFISECYRRHWRKQVERATSFSDIKPLLLKLEENIRTIAFCGDWVKLMDDWLAEFSTIQSAAVTLGTTQKGATCGRRKKQLSINKVTAGACPQNFVWWHGGKFSKSVFQKAVLPKTMARKAARQGGSRKISGILYADGSEIPKRSRQVVWRAAVQISRNATQLALQVRYLDFHIRWNDLIRPEHNLLDVKGQDTEASAFRNANIHEKRIVEGKILYRVAFGSQKHLPSRVMKHVEVERGPEGKEKFWFSEKRIPLYLVKEYEMRNGKMLSDKEYMYITSQLHKRQLKATYKDIFFYLTCKRDKLNMLSCSVCQLGVLIGNALKCSACQGYCHTGCSVSSTVSTCEEVEFLATCKQCHHAKLLTQKESCNESPTSPLLLEGQEQSTSAVLKGSGPKCDGQELMSSRTKNSRSDTKRFASDFSLETKGRSRNCSWGIIWKKKNNEDTGFDFRLKNILLKGGSGLPQLEPVCRLCQKPYNSDLMYICCETCKRKFFTKIGTMLKLWNLKSPDCLMCWASNVASVAG; translated from the exons ATGGAGCCTCCCGTTGTGAGATCTAGAGGTCGCCCGCGTAAACGGAGAAGAGAAGAGGACGGAACTGTCGCCGGCGATCCGAAAACGTTTCCTGAGGCGAAGAAGGCGCCTCCGGTTGCACTGGTTGGTCGATACGTGCTGAAAGAGTTCCGCGGGAACACGGTTCTTCTCGGCAAAGTCGTCCGCTACGAGAGCGGGTTGTACAGAGTCGTGTACGAGAGTGGCGGATTCGAGGACTTAGATAGCATCGCGATTCGTAGGATACTTCTCCTTGATAGCTATTTCGACGATGATTTAATTCGGAGGAAAGGCGAATTGGAGGAGTCGGTGTTGCCGAAGATTGCGGAGGTACGGGAGAGAGGTTCGAGCGAATTGCACGGCGATTTATTGGTTGAGAGCGAAGAAGAACGAGATGAAACGGACGACGAGTCGTGCAGCGAGGCTAGGGATTTGAGTTCCGATTCCGAAACGCCGATACCGTCTGCACCCACGCTGCCGCCTTCTTCTGGAACAATTGGCGTTCCGGAATCTTGCGTTCTGAATCTCCTTTCAGTGTACGGATTCCTGCGGTCGTTTAGCATTCGTCTGTTTCTCAGTCCTTTTACTTTAGACGAGTTTGTCGGTGCTTTGAACTGTAAAGTTTCTAACACGTTGCTTGATGCAATTCACATTTCGCTGATGCGTGTTTTGAGACGTCACCTTGAAAACATTTCACCAGATGGTTCGCGGCGTGCAACAAAATGCCTTAG gtGCATTGATTGGAGTCTCCTTGATGCTTTGACTTGGCCTGTTTTTACGTTTCAGTATTTAGCAATTTATGGTTACACAAAGGGACCTGAGTGGAAAggattttataatgaaatttttcATGGCGAGTACTATTTATTGTCTGCAAGTAGGAAACTGATGATTTTGCAAATTCTCTGTGATGATGTTCTGGCATCTGAGGAGTTTAAAGCTGAAATGAACATGCGTGAAGAATCAGAGGTTGGGATTGATTATGATAATGAAGATAGCCTTCCTACTGAAATTGGGCCCAGAAGAGTTCATCCAAGATATTCCAAAACTACTGCCTGCAAGGATagtgaaactaagaagtatgtTTCAGAATTGAATGCCGAGGATGTCGATGGCAATGGAGATGAATGCCGCTTGTGTGGCATGGATGGAACCTTACTTTGTTGTGATGGTTGTCCTGCAGTTTATCATTCAAGGTGTATTGGTGTGATGAAAATGCATATACCGGATGGGGAATGGTATTGTCCAGAGtgcaaaataaatatgattgGGCCTTCTATTGCACGGGGAACATCACTGAAAGGGGCTGAAGTATTTGGAAAGGATTTGTATGGGCAAGTTTTCATGGGCACATGCGACCACTTACTGGT ACTCGATGTCAACCGTGATGAATTTTGTCTTAAGTACTACAATCAGAATGACATTCCTGAAGTTCTCCAAGTCCTTACTGCATCTGAGCAACTTAGACCTATATACAATGGCATTTGCATGGCAATGTTAGAGTATTGGAAAATTCCAGAAAACTTCTTATCCATTTGTGTCACAAGTGTACCGAAAGTAAActtaacaaattcaaatacagaCGTGTTACTTTCTCCCATGATTGAAGAAAAGAATCAAGCTGTAAGTTCAGTGAAGGCAGAATACAGTTTAACATTTTCAAATGGAATTTGTAGTGATAATTTGGAACCATCTCTTGATGCTTCTTTGGTTACAAGTTGTGGTCCTGCTCCTGGAAGCAGGTACAATACGAGAACTACTGTGAATTTGAAGCTTTGTGAGGAAACTGCAATGAATTCGACATTTTCAATTGTTAACCATCAGTTCAATCCCAAGTTTGAAAATTCTGTTAATAAGTCAACTGCAGTCAGCCCTGCTAAGTGCACCTTTGTAAACAACCAATTTAATAATTATGGGCACACAAATGACTCAAGGCTGCCTATGAATTTGTCTTTGCAATCTAAAGGTGACCAATCTGGTTTTGGAAAGTGCAAAGGCAGTTTGACTAAGGATTTTATGTACACTGGTTTCTCCTATAAACCACAGTCATATATTAATTGCTATATGCATGGTGATTTTGCGGCATCTGCTGCTGCTAACCTGGCCGTTCTTTCTTCTGAGGATTCCAGATCAGAGGGTCATGTGTCTGATAACTTGGGCAAAGCAACATCTGGAAACACTTATTTGCTTGCAAAAGCATTCTCCCAAACAGCTTCACGCTTCTTTTGGCCAAGTTCTGAAAAGAAGCTTATAGAGGTTCCAAGAGAGAGGTGTGGTTGGTGCCTTTCTTGTAAAGCCCTTATTTCGAGCAAGAAAGGATGCATGTTAAATCATGCTGCTCTAAGTGCCACCAAAAATGCAATGAAAATCCTTTCTGGTCTTGCTCCAGTAAGGATTGGAGAAGGAATCATCCCTAGCATTGCAACTTATGTTATATACATGGAGGAAAGTTTACGCGGTTTAATAGTTGGGCCCTTTATAAGTGAATGTTATAGAAGGCATTGGCGTAAACAAGTGGAACGGGCCACATCATTTAGTGATATAAAACCTCTTCTACTCAAA CTCGAGGAGAACATTCGAACAATTGCTTTTTGTGGGGACTGGGTGAAGTTGATGGATGATTGGTTAGCTGAATTTTCTACAATCCAAAGTGCTGCAGTTACTCTTGGAACTACACAGAAAGGTGCAACATGTGGGAGGCGTAAGAAACAGTTATCTATCAACAAAGTTACAGCCGGTGCTTgtcctcaaaattttgtttggtGGCATGGCGGGAAATTTTCCAAATCTGTATTCCAGAAAGCTGTTTTGCCAAAAACCATGGCCAGAAAAGCAGCCCGACAAG GTGGTTCGAGGAAAATTTCTGGCATATTATATGCTGATGGCTCTGAGATTCCTAAAAGAAGCAGACAGGTTGTTTGGAGAGCAGCAGTTCAAATTAGTAGGAATGCAACCCAGTTGGCCCTTCAG GTTCGATATCTAGATTTTCATATCAGATGGAATGATCTGATTCGTCCCGAGCACAACCTCCTAGATGTGAAAGGTCAAGATACTGAAGCATCTGCTTTTAGGAATGCAAATATTCATGAAAAAAGAATTGTGGAGGGCAAAATTTTGTATAGAGTAGCCTTTGGAAGCCAAAAACATCTTCCTTCTCGGGTAATGAAACATGTTGAAGTAGAGCGAGGTCCTGAAGGAAAGGAAAAGTTCTGGTTTTCTGAAAAACGGATTCCTTTATATTTGGTAAAAGAGTATGAAATGCGTAATGGAAAAATGCTATCTGATAAAGAGTACATGTACATTACATCTCAGTTGCACAAAAGGCAGTTGAAAGCTACTTACAaggacatttttttttaccttacCTGCAAGAGAGACAAATTGAACATGCTATCATGCTCTGTTTGTCAGCTGGGTGTTTTAATTGG GAATGCTCTCAAGTGCAGTGCCTGTCAAG GTTATTGTCACACGGGTTGTTCAGTGAGTTCAACTGTCTCTACATGTGAAGAAGTTGAGTTCTTGGCCACATGCAAACAATGTCATCATGCCAAATTACTTACTCAAAAAGAGTCTTGTAATGAGTCTCCAACCAGTCCCTTACTCTTAGAAGGACAAGAACAAAGCACTTCAGCAGTTCTGAAGGGATCAGGGCCTAAATGTGATGGTCAAGAATTGATGTCTTCTAGGACAAAGAATAGTCGATCTGACACAAAACGATTTGCTTCTGATTTCTCTTTGGAAACAAAAGGCCGTAGCAGAAATTGTTCTTGGGGTATTATatggaaaaagaagaacaacGAAGATACGGGCTTTGATTTCAGGCTCAAGAACATTCTTTTAAAAGGAGGTTCAGGCCTGCCTCAATTGGAACCTGTTTGTcgcttgtgccaaaaaccttatAATTCTGATCTAATGTATATCTGTTGTGAAACATGTAAACGTAAGTTTTTTACCAAG ATTGGTACCATGCTGAAGCTGTGGAACTTGAAGAGTCCAGACTGTTTGATGTGCTGGGCTTCAAATGTTGCAAGTGTCGCAGGATAA